GGCAGCCCCGATTATGCTGCTTACTCCACCAGCGCCAACACGCAGGCAGCGCTACAGACCGCCTACGATCGCGGCGACTGGCAACCCTACACCCCGCCAGAGCCAGAGCCAGCGGCCCCAGAGCCAGACCCCAAGGGCTTCAAAATCGCCTTTATGGCCGATCCTGCCTTCCTTGAGTGGCAGGAAGACATACCCCCAATTCGGCGGGAAGATTTGAAGCTGGCAGCGATCGCCGACAATTGGCCCCTGGTGCAGGCCCTTTACGACCATCTAAAAGCAGTAATCCTCATGCCTGAGGGGGCGGCTGAGCAGTGGCAGGCCCTAGCCGACGCTCATGCTATCCCGTTGGTTTTTTGATGGTTGTTGACCTGGCCTTTCCCCTTTTAGCTTTCGTGCTCACCCTGGTGCTATCTGTCTCGCTGTCTACGTCTGGCGATCGCAACAAAGCCCCCAAGCGGCTTCAGGATGGCGGTAGCCATTCCGCCGCCCCCACCCGCCTAAACGATGACGATCCATAAGCTGACGCTCTATTTTGATGAGAAGTTTAAAGACCCGGTTTGGGCAGACATTACCTATGCCTTAGAGGCCCCCAGCGGCTCACGGCAGGGCGAGTGGGTGTTTGGCCGTAATCCCACATGTGATGTCACCATCAATATTCGAGATGTGAGTCGGCGGCATTGCGTCATTGCCTACAGCTACGCTGCTGATCGCTGGACAGTGCAAGACCTGGGCAGCAGTGAGGGCACGTTTATTGCTGGCAAACGGTTGGCCGTGGGTGAGCTGCACCCGATTGGGATAGGCGATCGCCTTTACCTAGCCTCAAACCTGGTGAGGGTGGTTGAGGATGAGCACGATACGGTGGGCGAGGATTCTGGCCCTGCGACTATTTCTAGCAATGTGCCCATAGATTTTATAGAGCTTCTGCCTAAGCCGGAGCCACCACCACCACCACCACCACCACCACCACCAGAGCCCCAGCGCACTTATGCCGATTCGGCCTATTTGATGGCGCAGTGGGTGATCAGCGGTCAGACGGTGCAGGGCAAAATTTACCGGGTTGTGGTGGCGGCTACTGGGGTGGCTGGCTTCATATTGATGCTGGATTGGTTAGCCAATTAGTTTTGTACGGAATTAGCGGCCCCTGCTGGGAAGACTCTAGTAGGAGTGCAGGTGGGCCATGGATGTATTGTTAGCGCTGGCTGTAATTGGTTTTGTGGCGTGGTGGATTCGCTACAACCAGCTCTATCGCTCTGGGGCGGTGAAGACGCCTTTTTTTAGTTTGGGTGGGCAGAGCCAGAGCCGGGCGCGACGGGTGAAGGTGGCCCATAGGCCTGTGGCTAGAAAGAGGGCAACCCCAGCAGCAGAGAGAGAGATTGGCCAGGCGGTGAGCAAAATCACAACCTACACCCATAATTACGAAGTTTCGGTGCGGCTGCTGCATTCGACCCGCCAGGCCAATATGAGCAAGTCGCTCGATTGGTGTGCAGAAAAGGTGATTGATGATCTTTTGCGAGATAGGCGATAAAAAAGCGCCCCAGGTGTGGCTGGGGCGCGGTGTGGTTTGAGGTCTATGTTATTGCGGGCCGGTGAACATCCAGTAGATTCCCCCGACGATCGCCACACAAGCGGCGGCAACGATGATTGGTTTTGCGGCCAGAGCTAGGAACAGTAGCAGGGTGCCATAGCCGATCGACTCGTAGGGGTAGAGCCTCGACCAGGCCCACAGGCGTTGTGGTGTGGCTAGGAAGGATTTGATATAGGGCTTAAACATTGTCGCCCCCGTCTAACCAGTCAAAGGCCACCGATAGGTTTTGCCCTGCGGCTTCTGCTTGCTCGACCGCCAGCTTTCGGTAGTGGTCGAGCACTTTGTTATGGGCCTCGACCTGAATGGCGCGAATCTTAGCGAGCTGCTGGTTCTTTTGCGCCCCGATGGCGATTCGGTCTCTCAATCTAAAGAGAATCTCATCGCCAAAGGCTAGCAAAACGGCCAGGGTTGCATTCCACAGCAGCAGGCCAATAGTGCCAAGGGGGTCGGCCCAAAGGGCATTAATGGATAGGTATTGAGTGCCCCCAAACCCAGCAAAGTTACTGAAGATATCGAGCACATATAAACCCTTAAGAGTGATACCCCACCAATCATCTGCGCTAGTGCTGCCACCAATGCCCTTAAAGGGGTCTCCTCCTAACGCTTGAATGATGCCAGAGCCAATCTGAGAAACGGCCACAATTGCGGTGAGGATAGCGGCGATCCACCAGTCAATCGGCATGGTAGAAAAGCCTTCCCAACTCATCCAAGAATCTGCACCAATGGCAGCAAAACCGCCGACAGTTAGGAGTAGTAAAGCCAGGTCTACCCGCCAGGGGGAAACCCTTGGCGGAGTGACAGAAATTGCGGTAGATGTGACTGCTGCTGTGGGGGCTGGGGAGTAGTGGCCCGAGTTAACTTTTCTGATTCTACGCTTAGGCATTAGGCTTCCTCAAAACGGTAATAGTCGAGGCGTTTGGCGAAGGCATCG
The genomic region above belongs to Nodosilinea sp. E11 and contains:
- a CDS encoding FHA domain-containing protein, producing the protein MTIHKLTLYFDEKFKDPVWADITYALEAPSGSRQGEWVFGRNPTCDVTINIRDVSRRHCVIAYSYAADRWTVQDLGSSEGTFIAGKRLAVGELHPIGIGDRLYLASNLVRVVEDEHDTVGEDSGPATISSNVPIDFIELLPKPEPPPPPPPPPPPEPQRTYADSAYLMAQWVISGQTVQGKIYRVVVAATGVAGFILMLDWLAN